Proteins encoded by one window of Archaeoglobus veneficus SNP6:
- a CDS encoding DUF4386 domain-containing protein: MKSHIADISLRKAAIVAGFGLLFMTIAATFAYFYVLSNLIVPGDAATTANNIMANELLFRTAIDSFIIVVILDVVVAWALYVLLKPVNKSLSLLAAWFRLVYATIFGISLHNFFSVLLLLSGADYLTVFETGQLHAQVMLFLNAFSYGWLIGLVFFGLHLSVLGYLVFKSGYIPRILGVLLIIAGFGYLIDSFAKFLFPNYEATIGLFTFIGELLFMLWLLLKGAKIPEMKS; the protein is encoded by the coding sequence ATGAAAAGTCATATCGCCGATATATCACTACGCAAAGCCGCAATAGTTGCAGGGTTCGGGTTACTATTCATGACAATAGCCGCTACCTTCGCTTATTTTTATGTTCTCTCGAACCTTATTGTGCCGGGAGATGCAGCAACAACAGCAAATAATATTATGGCTAATGAGTTGCTATTCCGCACCGCTATTGATAGCTTTATAATCGTGGTTATTCTTGATGTGGTGGTGGCTTGGGCACTTTATGTTTTACTCAAACCGGTAAACAAGAGTCTCTCGTTGCTTGCGGCGTGGTTTAGGTTGGTGTATGCCACTATTTTTGGAATCTCATTGCATAATTTTTTCAGTGTTTTGCTACTTTTAAGTGGTGCTGACTACTTGACAGTATTTGAAACAGGTCAGTTGCATGCTCAGGTGATGTTATTTCTCAATGCGTTTAGCTATGGTTGGCTTATTGGATTGGTATTTTTCGGCCTTCATTTATCTGTCCTTGGTTATTTAGTTTTCAAGTCGGGCTATATCCCCAGAATTCTGGGCGTCTTGTTGATAATTGCAGGTTTTGGCTATCTAATAGATAGTTTTGCAAAATTTCTTTTTCCCAACTACGAAGCGACAATTGGCTTGTTTACGTTTATCGGGGAATTGCTATTTATGTTGTGGCTTTTGTTGAAAGGTGCAAAAATACCCGAAATGAAATCCTGA
- a CDS encoding helix-turn-helix domain-containing protein — protein sequence MIRAKIRTSTPECCIIRKHGGSLRFKHIWMGNEGIKGIIDVRSPDESRTVVVENHECSLAVEILDSGVMVISAEVERDSVVWVLICSGDAFRELITKLEELNVDYEIIYKIKFSEDEDVSYKEYEILKLAFEMGFFENPRRVKLEDIAKRLGISKSTASDLIRRALKKVVRMYLESV from the coding sequence GTGATCAGGGCTAAAATAAGAACTTCAACGCCAGAATGCTGCATAATACGAAAACACGGCGGATCACTCAGGTTTAAACACATCTGGATGGGAAACGAAGGAATAAAGGGCATAATCGACGTTAGATCGCCGGATGAAAGCAGAACGGTGGTAGTAGAAAATCACGAATGTTCTCTGGCTGTAGAGATACTTGATTCAGGAGTCATGGTCATTTCTGCTGAGGTCGAAAGGGATTCCGTGGTGTGGGTTCTGATCTGCAGCGGTGATGCGTTCAGAGAACTGATAACGAAATTAGAAGAATTAAATGTGGATTATGAGATAATATACAAAATAAAGTTCTCAGAAGATGAGGACGTGAGCTATAAAGAATATGAAATTCTTAAACTTGCGTTTGAAATGGGATTCTTCGAAAATCCAAGGCGTGTTAAGCTGGAGGATATTGCAAAAAGGCTTGGAATCTCCAAATCGACAGCGTCGGACTTAATTAGAAGGGCTCTGAAAAAAGTTGTGAGGATGTATCTTGAGTCAGTTTAG
- a CDS encoding cytochrome ubiquinol oxidase subunit I, with product MEAVLFFLALVFGLHIAMVNLGITFSTVVPITKRRAELKNDEEMLKVSRELMRFYGATYGIAGVFGTAFTVFLLSFYPGFIGLAGHLTFVPFGIAILAIVIHFLAIVLYWYGWDKFSSSTHYAIGLILLVSVYIIPLGFRAISAFLNIPVGLELQPKLHLNVLAALGNPTLLPLYLKSVAAALTAGTLTISSAYMFRYLKTRDATAIRVVHRFMPYAAFLMVATLILGAIYAGTLYVFANYKFRNAFGIDAAYNYSWLFAIKAILILIQVLAIAVYFTKIRKNDFGMAKLIVFAGPAALVAVFAGEMLNSFSQYPYLVAALADPAFVASIPEPARSTLVSVLDLTRVNPLTTQQSLYIITLAFLGPLLASTALFLYLLLFTGERAEST from the coding sequence ATGGAAGCAGTTCTCTTCTTCCTTGCACTGGTATTTGGATTGCACATAGCAATGGTCAATCTGGGTATCACATTCTCCACGGTCGTTCCCATAACAAAAAGAAGGGCTGAATTAAAGAACGATGAAGAGATGCTAAAGGTTTCAAGGGAACTCATGAGGTTCTATGGAGCAACTTACGGCATAGCAGGAGTTTTTGGGACAGCATTCACCGTCTTTTTGCTGAGCTTCTATCCTGGATTTATCGGACTTGCAGGGCATCTGACCTTTGTGCCCTTTGGCATAGCGATACTTGCGATAGTCATTCATTTCCTGGCGATTGTTCTCTACTGGTACGGCTGGGATAAGTTCAGCAGTAGCACGCACTACGCCATCGGACTCATACTGCTCGTTTCAGTTTACATAATCCCTCTCGGCTTCAGAGCAATTTCAGCGTTCCTCAACATACCTGTTGGTCTGGAGTTGCAGCCGAAGCTTCATCTGAACGTTCTCGCTGCACTTGGCAATCCAACTCTCCTGCCTTTGTATCTTAAATCTGTAGCCGCTGCACTCACTGCAGGTACGCTAACCATATCCTCAGCCTACATGTTCAGGTACCTAAAAACAAGGGACGCAACAGCCATCAGAGTCGTGCACAGATTCATGCCATACGCAGCGTTTTTAATGGTAGCAACGCTGATATTGGGTGCAATATATGCTGGAACGCTTTATGTATTCGCGAACTACAAGTTCAGAAATGCCTTCGGAATAGACGCAGCATACAACTACTCCTGGCTCTTTGCAATCAAAGCAATACTGATTCTCATTCAGGTTTTAGCAATAGCCGTCTATTTCACAAAGATAAGGAAAAACGACTTTGGCATGGCAAAACTCATAGTATTTGCAGGTCCGGCAGCTTTGGTAGCAGTGTTTGCCGGAGAAATGCTAAATTCATTCAGCCAGTACCCGTATCTTGTTGCAGCTCTGGCAGACCCTGCATTTGTTGCATCGATTCCCGAACCTGCAAGGAGTACGCTCGTCAGTGTGCTTGATTTAACCAGAGTAAATCCACTCACAACCCAGCAGAGTTTGTACATTATAACTCTTGCCTTCCTGGGCCCTCTGCTTGCATCCACAGCTCTTTTCCTGTATCTGCTGCTGTTCACAGGAGAAAGGGCCGAGTCAACTTAG
- a CDS encoding DVU0298 family protein produces the protein MSLDRTEIRELLKLRKFDELSRFGQKKLASVLIGFLSDGDELYRFRAAEALGIVCKNIAESDEEHVRKILRRLFWSLNDESGSYCVGAPLGIGEIGRNAPHPFEGFKNMLVSLVDNWEVELKYVIYAIGRAASSVKDSYPDPIEKLTPLLEHENAEIRGLAAWALGELRAVSAKEALEKLREDNEEITIYDGDFRVVKVGKLVEEVLVKLSQTG, from the coding sequence ATGAGCTTAGACAGAACTGAAATTAGAGAATTGCTTAAACTAAGAAAGTTCGACGAACTTTCCAGATTTGGGCAGAAGAAACTCGCATCCGTCCTTATTGGGTTTCTAAGCGATGGCGATGAACTGTACAGATTTCGAGCTGCCGAGGCGCTCGGAATTGTGTGCAAAAATATAGCAGAAAGTGACGAAGAACACGTTCGGAAAATTCTGAGGCGTCTTTTCTGGTCTCTAAACGACGAATCAGGAAGTTATTGCGTGGGGGCACCTCTTGGAATTGGCGAAATTGGGAGAAACGCCCCACATCCCTTTGAAGGGTTCAAAAACATGCTCGTTTCACTGGTAGATAACTGGGAAGTCGAGCTTAAGTACGTAATATATGCCATCGGGAGGGCTGCCAGCAGCGTTAAAGATTCTTATCCCGATCCCATCGAAAAGTTAACTCCACTGCTCGAACATGAAAATGCCGAAATCAGGGGGCTTGCTGCATGGGCTCTGGGCGAGCTCAGAGCTGTAAGCGCAAAGGAGGCACTGGAGAAGCTTAGAGAGGACAACGAAGAGATCACAATTTACGACGGAGATTTCAGAGTGGTAAAAGTTGGGAAACTCGTCGAGGAAGTGCTGGTAAAGTTAAGTCAAACTGGCTGA
- a CDS encoding MarR family transcriptional regulator, whose product MTDKKQMVLEAMKKAGKPLRPGDIAKMTGLDKDEVSKIIKELKKEGAVYSPKRCFYSPVEGK is encoded by the coding sequence GTGACCGATAAAAAGCAGATGGTTCTTGAGGCGATGAAAAAAGCTGGTAAACCCCTCAGGCCGGGAGACATTGCAAAGATGACCGGCCTTGACAAGGATGAAGTCTCAAAAATTATAAAAGAGCTGAAAAAAGAGGGAGCCGTATATTCGCCGAAGAGGTGCTTTTACTCTCCGGTTGAGGGAAAGTAA
- a CDS encoding cytochrome ubiquinol oxidase subunit I — protein MDWLSYPAASDRVLSMIGIEVHWIILQYILGLPLMAVIAEVMWLKTKDERWLKIAKTLAKGFIMVFAVGAAMGTASEFGLVLLWPNLIEMAGRYIYFPLYAEIFAFLMEVVFIYMFWYAWNRIPAKAHIVVGLLAITGAWFSAAMITSVNSYMQAPTGIIPASYDGGWNYDDGYPKLTLYVPAEIVKALDVEKLQSLGMDVLGKTEDSVIVAMPVRIVSTLVSEAFSGKTVDESILQLVLLEDAKKALSSVAVKDVVDAIIMNTVRHVGIYSVTFQSPVYAASFAHALFSGITVSAFTALGGYALAASRKKSEHAILGLKYAATFALVSVIIQGAVMGHEMGVAVAEWNPEKFAAMEANTPEFAEKFVAFMAYGSFEEEIPDYSSIPDEFKPPESIHTLYYAKIALAVVLFLTALLVVVMIWKGKEIPKMEYLILLAPLAQLVSFLGWAVREIGRKPWTIYGIMDVQTAHTINPPDVATAALISLYFVALLSVLSFAVYRFLWKEV, from the coding sequence ATGGACTGGCTGAGCTATCCGGCTGCGAGCGATAGAGTGCTGTCGATGATAGGCATCGAGGTTCACTGGATAATACTGCAGTACATTCTCGGACTGCCACTGATGGCAGTGATTGCTGAAGTAATGTGGCTCAAAACGAAAGATGAACGATGGCTGAAGATTGCAAAAACACTGGCCAAGGGATTCATAATGGTCTTTGCTGTGGGAGCAGCCATGGGGACTGCCTCAGAGTTCGGTCTCGTGTTGCTCTGGCCGAATCTGATTGAGATGGCCGGCAGGTACATCTACTTCCCGCTCTACGCAGAGATATTCGCATTTTTAATGGAAGTAGTGTTTATCTACATGTTCTGGTATGCCTGGAACAGGATACCAGCAAAAGCGCACATTGTCGTGGGCTTGCTTGCGATAACTGGGGCGTGGTTCTCTGCTGCAATGATAACGAGTGTAAACAGCTACATGCAGGCCCCAACCGGCATAATTCCCGCAAGCTACGATGGAGGATGGAACTACGATGATGGCTATCCGAAGCTCACGCTGTACGTGCCCGCTGAAATTGTAAAGGCACTTGATGTTGAAAAATTGCAGTCGCTGGGAATGGACGTTCTTGGAAAAACAGAAGACAGCGTCATCGTTGCGATGCCAGTCAGGATAGTAAGCACACTCGTAAGCGAAGCTTTCAGCGGTAAGACCGTTGACGAGAGCATACTGCAGCTCGTGCTGCTGGAAGACGCTAAAAAAGCTCTGAGCAGTGTTGCAGTAAAAGACGTTGTGGATGCAATAATCATGAATACAGTCAGACACGTTGGAATTTACTCCGTAACGTTCCAGTCTCCAGTTTATGCAGCCTCCTTCGCCCACGCGCTGTTTTCCGGCATAACCGTGTCAGCCTTCACGGCACTTGGTGGTTATGCACTGGCTGCTTCAAGGAAAAAGAGTGAACACGCCATACTCGGACTGAAGTATGCCGCCACGTTCGCTCTCGTGTCTGTTATAATTCAGGGGGCTGTGATGGGGCACGAGATGGGTGTCGCCGTTGCTGAGTGGAATCCCGAAAAGTTTGCAGCCATGGAAGCAAACACACCTGAATTCGCCGAGAAATTCGTTGCATTCATGGCGTACGGTAGCTTTGAAGAAGAGATACCAGATTACTCCTCGATTCCTGATGAATTCAAACCACCTGAATCAATACATACGCTCTATTATGCCAAGATAGCCCTCGCAGTGGTGCTGTTTCTCACAGCATTGCTCGTTGTGGTGATGATCTGGAAGGGAAAGGAGATACCAAAAATGGAATACCTGATACTCCTCGCCCCACTTGCACAACTCGTCAGCTTCCTTGGGTGGGCTGTAAGAGAGATAGGCAGAAAGCCCTGGACGATTTACGGAATCATGGATGTCCAGACAGCGCACACTATAAATCCACCGGACGTGGCAACAGCAGCGTTAATATCGCTGTACTTCGTCGCACTGCTTTCAGTGCTGAGCTTTGCTGTTTATAGATTCCTCTGGAAGGAGGTGTGA
- a CDS encoding DUF6326 family protein: MNSNRKTTEMEDRKVILSTLWIFAMFNYVYADILTLFEPGMLEEIMTGSVGGIQFTQGFLLGAAILMETAIAMVLLSRVLKYRANRWANISAGTIHTAAVSLSMFLGTPALHYMFFGTIEIACTLFIIWYAWTWPNPEG, encoded by the coding sequence ATGAATTCAAACAGAAAGACCACCGAAATGGAAGATAGGAAAGTAATACTTTCAACATTATGGATATTTGCAATGTTCAATTATGTTTATGCAGATATTCTTACTCTCTTTGAGCCTGGAATGCTAGAGGAAATAATGACAGGATCTGTAGGGGGTATTCAATTTACTCAAGGATTTTTGTTGGGAGCCGCAATATTAATGGAGACTGCGATTGCTATGGTTCTCCTGTCCCGGGTATTGAAGTATAGAGCAAATCGCTGGGCAAACATCAGCGCAGGTACAATACATACTGCTGCTGTTTCCTTATCAATGTTTCTTGGAACGCCGGCTCTTCACTATATGTTTTTTGGAACTATAGAAATTGCTTGTACTTTGTTCATCATCTGGTATGCATGGACGTGGCCTAACCCTGAAGGTTAG
- a CDS encoding NAD(P)/FAD-dependent oxidoreductase — MAIKQRDGSYAVVLDAAITTPQELKKIAEVLEKYGVSLIKFSESQRMVIVGVDPEKVEEMCNEMGVKLANAVGRVVRSIKFCPGNTLCVMGLQNTIEMAQKLKKFDGMELPGKLKIAIAGCSNSCTEPAVRDIGLMGTKDGYTIFVGGSAGRKPRIGYVLAEKVSPEDAEKLVEKIIEFYKANAKNGQRLGDFIDSIGFEEFKKAVL; from the coding sequence ATGGCAATAAAGCAGAGAGATGGGTCTTATGCGGTAGTGCTGGATGCAGCAATAACGACACCGCAGGAGTTAAAGAAGATAGCTGAAGTGCTGGAAAAGTACGGAGTTAGTCTGATAAAGTTCAGCGAATCCCAGAGAATGGTCATAGTTGGCGTTGATCCCGAAAAAGTCGAAGAGATGTGCAATGAAATGGGTGTCAAGCTTGCGAACGCTGTTGGCAGGGTCGTTAGAAGTATAAAGTTCTGCCCAGGTAACACCCTTTGCGTAATGGGGCTGCAGAATACCATTGAAATGGCGCAGAAACTCAAGAAGTTCGACGGCATGGAGTTGCCGGGTAAGCTGAAGATTGCTATTGCTGGATGCTCCAACTCATGCACGGAGCCTGCCGTCAGAGACATAGGACTGATGGGAACAAAGGACGGATACACGATATTCGTCGGTGGATCTGCTGGCAGAAAACCAAGAATTGGCTACGTGCTGGCTGAAAAGGTCAGTCCAGAGGATGCAGAAAAGCTGGTTGAAAAGATCATAGAATTCTACAAGGCCAACGCCAAGAATGGTCAGAGACTGGGAGATTTCATCGACTCAATCGGCTTTGAAGAGTTTAAGAAGGCCGTACTTTAA